TGTTAAGGAATAAAATTTTCCCTGGCTCTATGAGAATACTTGTTAAAGGTAATAATTTCATTGCAACAAGCCACTCAACACCGTTTTCAAGCCAGCCAGTGAAAATGGCTACAGCGGGTCCCACGATTAAAAAAGAAACAATAGATAAGATACCGCCAAGGATACCAGCTGAGAAATTATTAACTAACATTTCAAAACCAGTTTTGACTTTGCCCTCAATTGCTTGATCAAATTTCTTGATTAGGTAGCCGCCAAGTGGCCCCATAATCATAGCTCCGAGGAACATTGGAATGTCTGCTCCTACAATTACTCCCATTGTAGCGATAGCACCAACTACCCCGCCTCGGTGTTCATGCATCAGCTTACCGCCTGTATATCCAATTAAGATTGGTAGTAAGAAGCTGACCATCGGACTGACTAATTTATTTAATTCTTCATTTGGAATAAAGCCGCTTGGTATAAATAGGGCGGTTATAAGCCCCCATGCAATAAATGCAGCAATATTGGGCATTACCATTGAGCTTAAAAAATTGCCGAATTTCTGCACAGCTAATTTTGTCTTAGATTGAGCCATACAAATTCCCCCTTCATCATTTATATCTTTATAATAGTTCACGAATGTTTCACAAACAACAGATAGGAAAGCTAACTTTGGCGTATTGATTAATGACAGACCTTGTGCTAGTTAACCTGAGATTTAATATTATTTTTCGGAGGGGAGCATTTTCTAAAGAAAATCTATGTATCATAACAAAAGGTGATAGGGAAAATCCTATCACCTTTTGTTTAGCTATTGTTCCTTATCTCCACACTCTAAACTCGATCATATTAGAACCGCTAAAACATACTTGTTTATGGTTGAATTGGCTTGTATTTTGGCAACAGTTACTGTGGTTATTGCTGGTATTGCGGCGCTTATTTGAGCAGCAGCGGTGACGGTTGTTAGAGCAGCGGTGTTTCTTGTTGGAACAGCGGCACTTCTTGTTGGTACTACGGCACTTTTTGTTGCTACTACGGCACTTCTTGTTGGTACTACGGCACTTCTTGTTGGTACTACGGCACTTCTTGTTAGTCCTACGGCGCTTATTAGAACAACGACGCCGATTACTGCATGTGTTCTTTCTAGAACAGGAATTGGATTCGGGGCTCTCAAACATAAAGTCGCAACCGCCGATACGATTTGCCCTTTCTACTGCTCTTTGTATATCATCATTGCAAAAATTCGACATACTATTTTCCTCCAGTTCATAGTTATGAAAAGGAATGAAATGTACTGTAGGGTGTACACAACTTATCCTTCTATAATCTATGTAGCTAGTACAACATTTGTAAACTCCAAACGCCCAGCAAGCAAAAAATTCTGAAAGACGATTTTTGGGGAAACAAGAAGGCGAGGGTTTGAGATGGAGCATACTAAAAAACTTGCTGAATATCAGCTGTTTATTCATCCCATAGATTTTAGCGAACTGAGACGGGATATTTGGATTGATGAGCCCGTTCCAGCTACGCTGACTGTAAACAAAAAAAGGTATAACATCGATTTAGCCTACCGAGGTTCGCATATTCGTGAATTTGAAAAAAAATCCTACCATATAATGTTTCGAAAGCCAGCGATGTATCGAAATGCAAAAGAATGGCATTTAAACGCTGAATATGTGGATCCATCATTAATAAGAAATAAATTATCTTTAGACTTTTTTAAAGATATTGGCTCGCTATCACCAACCTCACGATTTGTTAATCTGAAAATAAACGGGAAAAACGAAGGAGTTTATTTAGAATTAGAATCAGTGGATGAATACTTTTTAGAAACTCAAAAACTACCTAAAGGGGCAATATTTTATGCTGTAGATGGTGATGCCAACTTTTCATTAATGAGTGAACTTGACCAAGATGTAAAGAAGTCGCTCGAACTTGGGTATGAAAGAAAGTGTGGAACAATGGAAGATGAGCATGCCTTGCATGAATTCATAATAAAAGTAAATACAATTTCAAGAGTAGACTTTGAAAAGGAAATTGTCAGATACTTAAACGTTGAAAAATATATAGCCTGGCTTGCTGGAGTGGTCTTCACCCAAAATTATGACGGGTTTGTACATAATTATGCGCTATATAGAAACGGAGAGTCTGGTCTTTTTGAGATGATTCCATGGGACTATGATGCGACTTGGGGAAGGGACATCCATGGAGAATTAATGGCTGAAGATTATTTGAGAATAGAAGGGTTTAATACACTGACCGCACGAATTCTTGATGTGAAAACATTTCGTCATCAATACCAAAAGCGGTTAGAGAATATATTACAACACCAATTCACTGTAGAATATATGAAGCCTAAAATTCGAACATTGATGGAATTAATCAGGCCATATATTTCAAAAGATCGTTATGTAAATAAAAATATTCATTTGTTTGATCAAGAGGAAGAAATGATCTGTGGATATATTGAAGCACGAACTAGGTATCTTAAAAATAATATAAATATATTAAATTAATCGTATAGAGAGCGGGGTTTTGGTAGAAATGTATTCAAAATCCCGCTAAATGTGTCAATAATATACAGGAATTCATAAAATGTTCACAAAAAACATGTAAACGTTTTCAATATTATTGTATAATAAATGAGTAATAACTAATCTAATCTTTATGAAATGTAAACGCAATCATTTAACCAAAAGATTTTCCTATAGATGATCAATACATAAGAGGAGGTGATGCATCATGAGAGACTACGTTTTTATTCTTGATAATGAAAAGGAATCAAAGAAAATAACAATAGAAGCTTCTGGAATGATGGATGCATTTTTGAAAGCTAAGGATTTCCAGAAAAAGAAAAGTGAAGATAAAAAATCAAAAGTTAACCTACTTTTCCAAGGTGTTATTTATTCATAACCTATAAATGAAATCAAAACGCAGCTGTCAATTATATTGATGGCTGCGTTTTTTATATACTAGGATGATCAATCAATAAAACTCTATTATCTCTATTAATTACCTTTGTTGTATTATATTTGTAATATAGTTGTAATATAACTCCTACCATTTTACTAGTATAATAGGTTTAAGAAAGTACAACTGGGGGTATACTAAATTGGTTAAAAAGATCATTTCAACTTTGTTCTTGGGGATTTTATTAGCAGCTATGATACCAACATTTGTCGATGCAGCAATTACTAGTAAATATGTCGACGTACCTATAGATGATTCATTAAATATTCGAAAAAGTCCTAAAGCAACTGCACCTATCATTACTAAATTAGAGGCTGGCACTGAGGTCAATGTTTATTCCGAATCTAAAGGGTGGGCAAAAATCAGTTCCAATGGTATAGAGGGATATGTTAACAGCAGCTATTTAACCTCAGAAAAGATTAGCCCTGCCAGCATTTCAAGTTATAAAGTAAAAGCAATTTCAGTAGCTAAACAGTATTTAGGGACAAGGTACCGCTGGGGTGGAATTACACCAAAAGGGTTTGATTGTTCCGGTCTTGTTAAATATTCATATGCAAAAGCTGGGAAGACATTGCCGCGTACTGCAGCAGCTATGTATAAAAAAGGAAGCTCGGTCAATACGTTGAAAGCTGGCGACCTGATGTTTTTTGCGCCTAATCGAGCATCGAAACCAACTCATGTATCCATTTATATCGGCGGTGGTCAGATGATCCAATCGGCTACTTCTAAAGGGGTTTCAATCGCTTCTATAAGTAATTCTTACTGGAAGCCTAAATATATCGGAGCTAAACGAATTTAATATAAAAAGAGGGACCCTTTAAGTAGACTAAGTAGTTTAGTCCTGCTTGAAGGGTCTTTTATTTTGACCAAATTTTATTTTATATTACGACAGGAAATTGTAGGATCAGACTGTAGACAAACTCGGGTGAGATTTAAAATTGAGATGTTGATTTCCATTCCAGGCGCTTCGCTTTCCGCGGGCGGGCGGTGAGCCGCATCAATGCTCACGCTCCTGCGGGGTCTCACCTGTCCCGTTGTTCCCGCAGGAGTCTTCACGCCTTCCACTTCAATCAACCGTCTCTCTAAAATTAATCTGAATAAAACCTTGCGAATGAAAGGGCTATCCTAGAACAAATTCAGCAGGACACAAGTGATTTAAAAAGCGGATACTATGTCAATAAAGAATTATAAAATAACAGTAAGCCTATTAAATGCCATAATCTGAGTTAAGATATAGTTTTTTAATAAACTATGTATGTAAAGGATTTAACTTCATACCTTTTAAAGTGGGTTTAATCAAGTGTTGTTTATTGAAAAATCAAAAATTTATCTATACTATGGAGAGAAATAATGAATTCATCTCAGTACGTGGGAAAAAGTTTGATTACTGGGGGAAGCACATGGGTGAAAATAAAAAGTACTTTAAAATATTGTATGCGCTTATCCCAATCCTATTAGGGTGTTTATTTTATTTTATGAATCAGGATTTGTTTAAAGCGTTGACCAATGGGGATACGAAACAAATAAAGCTGCTGTTAACCGATAATATGATCTATTTATATTTGTTTATGCTTATTATTATGGTTATTCAAAACAGCTTTACACTTATTCCTTTAATACTCATTATAACCATAAATATTTCACTCTTCGGATTGGTAATTGGGTTTATATGGAGTGTATTTACAAGTATTGTGGCAGCAGTAATCATTTTTTTCTGCATCCGGTATCTTTTTCAGGATATGCTGACCAAGAAGGTTAAACCAGAGTTGATCCAGAAAGTAGAAAAGAATGGATTTATGTATGTATTCCAGGCGCGGATTTTTCCATTCGTCCCAACCAGTTTAGTGAATATTCTCGCTGGTCTTAGCTCTATTTCCTTTTATAAATATTTAGTAGCAACTAGTTTAGGGAACTTTATTTATTTTTTTGCATTAGCTCTTGTTCCGGCGGGGTTAATTTCATTAGATTTGAATAAAAACTTACTGTGGGCACTGGTTGGGGCAAGTATTGTAATCTATGTCTGCTTTAAAAAGTTTTATAAGAAGAAGAAAAAGGATTCAGCTAATTAAAGGAAAACGTTTATCATCTTTAAGTGATAAGCGTTTTTTTATTTTTATGAAACAAGTTCTTGGTCCACTCAAATGATATAATGTCATAAAAAGGAAAAGAGGAGATGGATTTGAAAGCAATTATTGTTACTGATTTTGGCAGCCCAGATGTTTTAAGATATGTTGATATGGATATTCCCGTTATTGCTCCATCGCAAGTATTAATCAGGGTAGAGAAAACCAGTGTCAATTATGCTGATGTTAAATCCAGATATGGGAAAAAGGGGAGTAATGTGTTTCCATTCGTACCAGGGCTAGATGCGGCAGGGGTAATTGTAGAGGTAGGCTCGGAAGTAGACAACTTCAAAATAGGACAAAGAGTGATGGCTTTTCCGTCCAGCGGATCTTATTCAGAATATGTTGCAGCAGAAGCCATGCTGACGTTTGAACTGCCAGATGAAGTTGATTTTGAAATGGCAGCAGCGTGCCCCACCGTTGCATTTCTATCTTATAAGCTCCTTGTTGATATTGCACGAATTGAACCAGGTGAAACCATTCTTATCCACTCAGCCTCAGGCGGTGTAGGAACAACAGCTATTCAATTAGCAAAGATTCTAGGGGCAGGAACAATTATTGGAACGGTTGGGAGTGAAAGTAAAGCAGCGGTTGCACAACATGCTGGAGCAGATCACGTTTTTTGCTATGAAAATGAAGACTTTGCGGAAAAGGTGAATTTAATAACGGAAGGAAAAGGGGTGCAGATTGTTTTAGATTCGGTAGCTGGTCCAATTACGCAAAGAAGTTTGGCATGTCTAGCACCATATGGGCGTTTAATACAATTTGGAAACTCCAGCGGACAGCCGGGTATCATTCAAACGAGTGACCTGCATTCAAGCTGCCGGTCGATTCTTGGATTTAGTTTAGGTACTACACGGATAAATCGACCCGAATCATTAAGACATACAGCTAAACAAGTACTAAATTATTTAAAAGATGGGGAACTCAACATTAAAATAAGCTACCAATTTCCTTTAGAAGAAGCGAAAGCTGCCCATAAACTAATTGAGAGCAGATTGAGTACTGGAAAAATATTATTAGATGTAAAGAAATAAGTAAAAAGACTGTAGACAAACTTAGGTGGAAATCAAGTTTGTCTATTTTTATGGCTTGTAGAACTTTCTGGCACTCGCTTTCCGCGGGCGGTCGGTGAGCCTCCTCGGCTGGCTCTCCCCTAGACACGCTTTTCCCGCAGGAGGTAGGTTTGCAAAATCGAAGAAGCCCTGGATTTTTCTTTCATTTATGAGTTGGTCAAAGATATATATTCGGTAGCAGGTCGCCTTAAGAAGAGGCAATGAACAGTCTTTATCACCAAAAAGACCTCCATGAAAAATTTCAAAACAAAGAGTTCCGGAATGTTTCATTCCAGAACTCTTTTGTCGACAAACTGAAAGGCTGTTATCTGACAGTCTTCTTTTTTTTGACCATAACAGCCCGGTCATGGAGTGCGATTTAGCAAGAATTTCTTTCATTAAGTTCAGGAGCAAATCTATAGGTTATAAATGGAGTTTGGGCTTGATTTTCAATTCGCTCCAATAATAGTTCAGCTGCCTTGATCCCCATTTGCAGGATAGGCTGTCCGATGGTGGTAACAGAAGGCTGGTAAAACTCTGAATAATCAACGTTATCAATACTAACAACGGCTACTTCTTCAGGAATGGATATGTTCTGTTTTTTCAAGTAGCTTAAAACTTCACGAAGGACTAAATCATTTCCTGCGACAATAGCTGTTGGGAGAGTGTTTTCTATAAATCTTTGGGACAATGTTTCTTTTATTTCACCGCTTGGTAAAGCATAAATACTCTCTTGATTAACCTCTAAATGATAAGCTGCCATTGCCTTCTTAAATCCTTCTATTCTCTCCACACGGGGTGTTATGGGAATATCAATCGGTAAAGTTATAAAAGTGATGTCCTTGTGCCCTTTCTCAGCAAGCATTGAAACAGCTAAAAAACTAGCTGCGTGATTATCTAAGAGAACTGAATCAGAAGCAATTCCATCCACTAAGCGATCGACAAACACCATTGGAATAGAATGGTCTACTAGATAGTTATAAACTTTAAAATCATTTCCGACTGGGAAGATAATCATTCCATCCACACGAGTAGAGATGAGCAAATCAATATACTCTTTTTCTTTTTCTGGATCATCTGCAGAGTTACAAATAAACACTTTGATGCCATTCTGCTGAAGACGTTCTTCGACAATTCGAATAATTTCAGTAGACAATGTATGTAGGATATTAGCTACTAAAATGCCAATAACCTTTGTTTTTTTTACTTTTAAATTACGGGCATTATCATTTGGACGGAAATCAAGTTCTTTAATAACTTCTTGGATTTTTTCTTTTGTGTCAGCACTCATATATCGATATCGTTGGTTGATGAACTGAGAAACCGTACTTTTGGAAACGCCTGCTTTTTCAGCAACATCGGAAATTGTAATTTTCTTTTTTTTATTCATGGTGTTCTCCTAATGGACAAATTTAGTGTTACAAATTAACTTCATCATAACAAAAGGTAGAACAGGATACCATTGCTGCCATTATCCGAAGAAAATCTTTTTTTAGAAGAAAACCCCTAACGATGAAAGTATATCGCTAAGGGTAGTTTCTTTTTTCAGTATTAACGAACGAGCCATCCGCCATCTACTGCCAAGATATGTCCATTCATATAATCAGAGGCTCTGCTTGAAAGGAAAACGACTGTTCCCATGACATCGAAAGGAGTTCCCCATTTTTCAGCAGGAATTCTTGATAAGATTTCTTTATTTCTCGACTCATCTGCACGAAGCGCTGCAGTATTGGCTGTTTCAATATAACCAGGTGCTATCGCGTTTATTTGAATATTATGACCAGCTAATTCATTGGCAAATGCTTTAGTGAGGCCGGCTACACCATGCTTGCTGGCAGTATATGCAGGGACGAATTTCCCCCCCTGGAAAGTAAGCATGGAGGCAATATTAATAATTTTGCCACTGCCTTGCTTAACCATTTCTTTAGCGGCGAGCTGACTAAGAAAATATAAGGCATTAAGATTAATATCCATAACCGCATTCCAATCTTCATCTGTATATTCTAATAGGGGAGCTCTACGGATTGTTCCAGCATTATTAACAAGAATATCTACTTTTCCATAAGCTTCAAGACAGCCAGTAATAACACCTTCTAAACTTTCTTTGTTTGTCAGGTCTGCTTGATAGAAGACGGCTCTTTGGCCAGTTGTTTCGATTAGTTCTTGTGTTTCTTTCCAGTCATCGCTATGGGCGACAATAAATACATCGGCC
The Peribacillus sp. FSL H8-0477 genome window above contains:
- a CDS encoding CotH kinase family protein, encoding MEHTKKLAEYQLFIHPIDFSELRRDIWIDEPVPATLTVNKKRYNIDLAYRGSHIREFEKKSYHIMFRKPAMYRNAKEWHLNAEYVDPSLIRNKLSLDFFKDIGSLSPTSRFVNLKINGKNEGVYLELESVDEYFLETQKLPKGAIFYAVDGDANFSLMSELDQDVKKSLELGYERKCGTMEDEHALHEFIIKVNTISRVDFEKEIVRYLNVEKYIAWLAGVVFTQNYDGFVHNYALYRNGESGLFEMIPWDYDATWGRDIHGELMAEDYLRIEGFNTLTARILDVKTFRHQYQKRLENILQHQFTVEYMKPKIRTLMELIRPYISKDRYVNKNIHLFDQEEEMICGYIEARTRYLKNNINILN
- a CDS encoding C40 family peptidase, with amino-acid sequence MVKKIISTLFLGILLAAMIPTFVDAAITSKYVDVPIDDSLNIRKSPKATAPIITKLEAGTEVNVYSESKGWAKISSNGIEGYVNSSYLTSEKISPASISSYKVKAISVAKQYLGTRYRWGGITPKGFDCSGLVKYSYAKAGKTLPRTAAAMYKKGSSVNTLKAGDLMFFAPNRASKPTHVSIYIGGGQMIQSATSKGVSIASISNSYWKPKYIGAKRI
- a CDS encoding TVP38/TMEM64 family protein; this translates as MKNQKFIYTMERNNEFISVRGKKFDYWGKHMGENKKYFKILYALIPILLGCLFYFMNQDLFKALTNGDTKQIKLLLTDNMIYLYLFMLIIMVIQNSFTLIPLILIITINISLFGLVIGFIWSVFTSIVAAVIIFFCIRYLFQDMLTKKVKPELIQKVEKNGFMYVFQARIFPFVPTSLVNILAGLSSISFYKYLVATSLGNFIYFFALALVPAGLISLDLNKNLLWALVGASIVIYVCFKKFYKKKKKDSAN
- a CDS encoding quinone oxidoreductase family protein, producing MKAIIVTDFGSPDVLRYVDMDIPVIAPSQVLIRVEKTSVNYADVKSRYGKKGSNVFPFVPGLDAAGVIVEVGSEVDNFKIGQRVMAFPSSGSYSEYVAAEAMLTFELPDEVDFEMAAACPTVAFLSYKLLVDIARIEPGETILIHSASGGVGTTAIQLAKILGAGTIIGTVGSESKAAVAQHAGADHVFCYENEDFAEKVNLITEGKGVQIVLDSVAGPITQRSLACLAPYGRLIQFGNSSGQPGIIQTSDLHSSCRSILGFSLGTTRINRPESLRHTAKQVLNYLKDGELNIKISYQFPLEEAKAAHKLIESRLSTGKILLDVKK
- a CDS encoding LacI family DNA-binding transcriptional regulator, with translation MNKKKKITISDVAEKAGVSKSTVSQFINQRYRYMSADTKEKIQEVIKELDFRPNDNARNLKVKKTKVIGILVANILHTLSTEIIRIVEERLQQNGIKVFICNSADDPEKEKEYIDLLISTRVDGMIIFPVGNDFKVYNYLVDHSIPMVFVDRLVDGIASDSVLLDNHAASFLAVSMLAEKGHKDITFITLPIDIPITPRVERIEGFKKAMAAYHLEVNQESIYALPSGEIKETLSQRFIENTLPTAIVAGNDLVLREVLSYLKKQNISIPEEVAVVSIDNVDYSEFYQPSVTTIGQPILQMGIKAAELLLERIENQAQTPFITYRFAPELNERNSC
- the kduD gene encoding 2-dehydro-3-deoxy-D-gluconate 5-dehydrogenase KduD, with protein sequence MSLLDFSMDFFSLKGKAAIVTGGNTGLGQGYAVALAKAGADVFIVAHSDDWKETQELIETTGQRAVFYQADLTNKESLEGVITGCLEAYGKVDILVNNAGTIRRAPLLEYTDEDWNAVMDINLNALYFLSQLAAKEMVKQGSGKIINIASMLTFQGGKFVPAYTASKHGVAGLTKAFANELAGHNIQINAIAPGYIETANTAALRADESRNKEILSRIPAEKWGTPFDVMGTVVFLSSRASDYMNGHILAVDGGWLVR